In Acidimicrobiales bacterium, one DNA window encodes the following:
- a CDS encoding nucleotidyltransferase domain-containing protein, with product MARRQPTTGRVGVPLRALLEARRDEIKAIVTQHRGQRVRVFGSVARGEDRTGSDIDLLVDFEPDSSLFDLRHLSEALSDLLEHPVDVVSAGGLKPRDRTILDEAIEL from the coding sequence ATGGCCCGACGCCAGCCGACCACAGGACGGGTGGGCGTCCCGCTCCGCGCTCTCCTCGAGGCGCGACGTGACGAGATCAAGGCCATCGTCACCCAGCACCGTGGCCAGCGCGTACGAGTCTTTGGGTCCGTGGCTCGCGGTGAGGACCGGACCGGAAGCGACATCGATCTCCTCGTCGACTTCGAGCCTGACAGCTCGCTGTTCGATCTGCGCCACCTCAGCGAGGCCCTGAGCGATCTGCTCGAACACCCGGTCGACGTGGTCTCCGCCGGGGGCCTCAAGCCCCGAGACCGGACGATCCTCGACGAAGCTATCGAGCTTTGA
- a CDS encoding HepT-like ribonuclease domain-containing protein encodes MCSNTRSTWSPPGASSPETGRSSTKLSSFEPVRPGPRSRHLGGGGRDRRFDRVRKALWDSDRIRRLAVERLLEIVGEAARAMSQEGRERFPEVPWGDIVDLRTLLAHHYQRVDQNQVWVIATTSVPALATALREGQGSP; translated from the coding sequence ATCTGCTCGAACACCCGGTCGACGTGGTCTCCGCCGGGGGCCTCAAGCCCCGAGACCGGACGATCCTCGACGAAGCTATCGAGCTTTGAGCCGGTCCGACCCGGACCGCGTAGCCGACATCTTGGAGGCGGCGGACGAGATCGCAGGTTTGATCGCGTCCGGAAGGCCCTCTGGGACTCGGACCGTATCCGGAGGTTGGCGGTCGAGCGGCTTCTCGAGATCGTTGGTGAGGCGGCACGAGCCATGAGCCAGGAAGGGCGGGAGCGCTTTCCCGAGGTCCCTTGGGGCGACATCGTCGACCTACGCACCCTCCTCGCTCACCACTACCAGCGCGTCGACCAGAACCAGGTGTGGGTGATCGCCACGACATCGGTGCCCGCGCTGGCGACCGCCCTTCGGGAGGGTCAGGGAAGTCCCTAA